A section of the Streptomyces sp. CG1 genome encodes:
- a CDS encoding M4 family metallopeptidase — MTPRYPRHKRATLAVATAVAAGALISTGLATSASAQTPAKHMAAAPTALSDSARASLIQKAEANAAATAQQIGLGAKEKLVAKDIVRDADGTVHTRYERTYAGLPVLGGDLVVHTAKSGRTEGVTKATKATIKVASLKPQITAAKAAQQAVSAARTLGSAKSAANGARKVIWAGSGKPVLAYETIVGGLQDDGTPNQLHVITDAATGKKLFQYQGIENATGTGKTLYSGSVSLTTTQSGSSYNLTDASRGGHKTYNLARKTSGKGTLVSNSTNTFGTGTASTSSSDQTAAADAAYGAQETWDFYKNTFGRSGIKNDGVGAYSRVHYGSNYVNAFWDDSCFCMTYGDGSGNKDPLTSLDVAGHEMSHGVTANTAGLDYSGESGGLNEATSDIMGTGVEFYANNPTHPGNYLIGEQININGDGTPLRYMDKPSKDGNSADSWSSDVGNLDVHYSSGVANHFFYLLSEGSGAKTINGVSYDSPTADGSKVTGIGRDKALQIWYKALTTYFTSTTNYSDARSGTLKAASDLYGASSTEYKTVAAAWSAVNVS, encoded by the coding sequence GTGACCCCCCGCTACCCGCGTCACAAGCGCGCCACTCTGGCCGTCGCCACCGCCGTCGCCGCCGGAGCCCTCATCTCCACCGGGCTGGCCACCAGCGCCTCCGCACAGACCCCGGCCAAGCACATGGCCGCAGCGCCGACCGCGCTGTCCGACTCCGCCCGTGCCTCGCTGATACAGAAGGCCGAGGCCAACGCGGCCGCGACCGCGCAGCAGATAGGCCTCGGCGCCAAGGAGAAGCTGGTCGCCAAGGACATCGTCAGAGACGCCGACGGCACCGTCCACACCCGTTACGAGCGCACCTACGCCGGCCTGCCGGTGCTCGGCGGCGACCTCGTCGTCCACACCGCCAAGTCCGGCAGGACCGAGGGCGTCACCAAGGCGACCAAGGCGACCATCAAGGTGGCCTCGCTCAAGCCGCAGATCACCGCCGCCAAGGCGGCGCAGCAGGCGGTGTCCGCCGCCAGGACCCTCGGCTCCGCCAAGTCCGCCGCGAACGGCGCCCGCAAGGTGATCTGGGCCGGCTCCGGCAAGCCCGTCCTCGCCTACGAGACGATCGTCGGCGGCCTGCAGGACGACGGCACCCCGAACCAGCTGCACGTCATCACCGACGCCGCCACCGGCAAGAAGCTCTTCCAGTACCAGGGCATCGAGAACGCGACCGGCACCGGCAAGACGCTGTACTCGGGCTCCGTCAGCCTGACCACCACCCAGTCGGGCTCGTCGTACAACCTGACCGACGCCTCCCGGGGCGGTCACAAGACCTACAACCTGGCCCGTAAGACGTCCGGCAAGGGCACCCTGGTCAGCAACTCGACCAACACCTTCGGCACCGGCACCGCCTCCACCTCCTCCAGCGACCAGACGGCCGCCGCCGACGCCGCCTACGGCGCGCAGGAGACCTGGGACTTCTACAAGAACACGTTCGGCCGCAGCGGCATCAAGAACGACGGTGTCGGCGCCTACTCCCGCGTGCACTACGGCAGCAACTACGTCAACGCCTTCTGGGACGACAGCTGCTTCTGCATGACCTACGGCGACGGCTCGGGCAACAAGGACCCGCTGACCTCGCTGGACGTGGCGGGCCACGAGATGAGCCACGGCGTCACCGCCAACACCGCGGGCCTGGACTACAGCGGTGAGTCCGGTGGCCTGAACGAGGCGACCAGCGACATCATGGGCACCGGCGTGGAGTTCTACGCCAACAACCCCACTCACCCCGGCAACTACCTCATCGGCGAGCAGATCAACATCAACGGCGACGGCACCCCGCTGCGCTACATGGACAAGCCCAGCAAGGACGGCAACTCGGCCGACTCCTGGTCCTCGGACGTCGGCAACCTGGACGTCCACTACTCGTCCGGTGTCGCGAACCACTTCTTCTACCTCCTGTCGGAGGGCAGCGGCGCCAAGACGATCAACGGGGTCTCGTACGACTCCCCGACCGCCGACGGCTCCAAGGTCACCGGCATCGGCCGGGACAAGGCGCTGCAGATCTGGTACAAGGCGCTGACCACGTACTTCACGTCGACCACCAACTACTCGGACGCCCGCTCGGGCACCCTGAAGGCGGCGTCCGACCTGTACGGCGCCAGCAGCACCGAGTACAAGACGGTGGCGGCGGCCTGGTCCGCGGTCAACGTCAGCTGA
- a CDS encoding M4 family metallopeptidase — protein sequence MSSSSSRRRTSHTAQRTTAHRRTATVALAGVAALIASAVQSGAASAAPAKPQAGKMNAAHAAVGLTPSQRVELIRHADATRAATARSLGLGAQEKLVVKDIVKDGDGTLHTRYERTYAGLPVLGGDLVVDTRSGKTMDLVKATGATLKVAGLTPAVSKAAAEKQAVQRAKARGGSKTSANSVRKVIWAASGKPVLAYETIVGGLQDDGTPNQLHVITDATTGKKLYEYQGIETGVGNTQYSGQVNLSTTQSGSSYTLTDGARGGHKTYNLDHGTDGTGTLFSQSNDTWGDGTTSNAATAGADAHYGAQETWDFYKNTFGRSGIKNDGVGAYSRVHYGDSYVNAFWDDGCFCMTYGDGANNTQPLTALDVAGHEMSHGVTANTAGLNYSDESGGLNEATSDIMGTGVEFYANNPTHPGNYLIGEQININGDGTPLRYMDKPSKDGNSADSWYSGVGNLDVHYSSGVANHFFYLLSEGSGAKTINGVSYDSPTADGLPVTGIGRDKALQIWYRALTTKFTSTTNYADARTGTLAAAGELYGTSSAEYNAVQDAWAGVAVGARSGGGTGGGSTYESNTQVAIPDNGPAVTSAITVSGRSGKAPSNLQVSVDITHTWRGDLVIDLVGPSGKAYRLKNFSSSDSAHDVKQTYTVNAAAEQANGTWKLRVQDQATYDTGTINDWKLTFP from the coding sequence GTGAGCAGCAGTTCCTCTCGCAGACGCACCTCCCACACAGCTCAGCGCACCACGGCACATCGTCGCACCGCCACCGTCGCCCTCGCCGGTGTCGCCGCCCTGATCGCCTCCGCCGTCCAGTCGGGCGCGGCCAGCGCCGCACCGGCGAAGCCGCAGGCGGGCAAGATGAATGCGGCCCATGCCGCGGTCGGGCTCACGCCCTCGCAGCGCGTCGAGCTGATCCGCCACGCCGACGCCACCCGGGCCGCCACCGCCCGGTCGCTCGGCCTCGGCGCCCAGGAGAAGCTGGTCGTCAAGGACATCGTCAAGGACGGCGACGGCACCCTGCACACCCGCTACGAGCGCACCTACGCCGGCCTTCCGGTGCTCGGCGGCGACCTGGTCGTGGACACCCGGTCGGGCAAGACCATGGACCTCGTCAAGGCCACCGGCGCCACACTGAAGGTCGCCGGCCTCACCCCGGCCGTGTCGAAGGCCGCGGCCGAGAAGCAGGCCGTCCAGCGGGCCAAGGCGCGCGGCGGCAGCAAGACGTCCGCGAACAGCGTCCGCAAGGTGATCTGGGCCGCGAGCGGAAAGCCCGTCCTGGCCTACGAGACGATCGTCGGCGGCCTCCAGGACGACGGCACCCCGAACCAGCTGCACGTCATCACCGACGCCACCACCGGCAAGAAGCTCTACGAGTACCAGGGCATCGAGACCGGCGTCGGCAACACCCAGTACAGCGGCCAGGTGAACCTGAGCACGACCCAGTCGGGTTCGTCGTACACGCTGACCGACGGGGCGCGCGGCGGCCACAAGACGTACAACCTGGACCACGGCACCGACGGCACCGGAACGCTGTTCTCGCAGAGCAACGACACCTGGGGCGACGGCACCACGTCGAACGCCGCGACCGCGGGCGCGGACGCCCACTACGGCGCGCAGGAGACCTGGGACTTCTACAAGAACACGTTCGGCCGCAGCGGCATCAAGAACGACGGCGTCGGCGCCTACTCGCGCGTCCACTACGGCGACTCGTACGTCAACGCCTTCTGGGACGACGGCTGCTTCTGCATGACCTACGGCGACGGCGCGAACAACACCCAGCCGCTGACCGCGCTGGACGTCGCGGGGCACGAGATGAGCCACGGCGTCACCGCCAACACCGCGGGGCTGAACTACAGCGACGAGTCCGGTGGCCTGAACGAGGCGACCAGCGACATCATGGGCACCGGCGTGGAGTTCTACGCCAACAACCCCACTCACCCCGGCAACTACCTCATCGGCGAGCAGATCAACATCAACGGCGACGGCACCCCTCTGCGCTACATGGACAAGCCCAGCAAGGACGGCAACTCGGCCGACTCCTGGTACTCGGGCGTCGGCAACCTCGACGTGCACTACTCCTCGGGCGTCGCCAACCACTTCTTCTACCTGCTGAGCGAGGGCAGCGGCGCCAAGACGATCAACGGCGTCAGCTACGACTCGCCTACGGCGGACGGGCTTCCGGTCACCGGCATCGGCCGGGACAAGGCGCTGCAGATCTGGTACCGGGCGCTGACCACCAAGTTCACCTCCACCACGAACTACGCCGACGCCCGCACCGGCACCCTCGCGGCGGCCGGCGAGCTGTACGGCACCTCCAGTGCCGAGTACAACGCGGTGCAGGACGCCTGGGCGGGCGTGGCGGTCGGTGCGCGCTCCGGCGGCGGCACCGGCGGCGGTTCGACGTACGAGAGCAACACCCAGGTGGCCATCCCGGACAACGGGCCGGCCGTCACCTCGGCCATCACGGTCTCCGGCCGCAGCGGCAAGGCGCCGAGCAACCTTCAGGTGAGCGTCGACATCACGCACACCTGGCGGGGTGACCTGGTGATCGACCTCGTCGGCCCGTCGGGCAAGGCCTACCGGCTGAAGAACTTCAGTTCCTCGGACTCGGCACACGACGTGAAGCAGACCTACACGGTCAACGCGGCCGCCGAACAGGCCAACGGCACCTGGAAGTTGCGGGTACAGGATCAGGCCACGTACGACACCGGAACGATCAACGACTGGAAGCTGACGTTCCCGTAA
- a CDS encoding ABC transporter ATP-binding protein, with protein MSVGQGLLPVADRGRVRRAALRLVRADGRAFTATLLLNALAAGAGLVGPWLVGRIVDAVRGGHGAGAVDRLAPWILLCALGEVLLARWARLVGYRFGERTLARVREEYVERVLALPASVVERAGTGDLTARGTADVAIVGTTLRDVGPELLVNTVQALFVLVAVFALDPLLGAFGLLGLTPIWLSLRWYLRRARDGYLAEGAATSEVAEILASTAAGARTVEAFGLRKRRITASRDALETSRRTRFYTLFLRTVFFPAVEVTYTVPVAGVLLLGGWLHQRGAVGVGAVVAAALYLRQFTEPLDQILMRVEQLQSSSASFARVEGLAQTPGTDTSSPAQAPGADTTGSPQAPRRHTVPADDRIDVRGVRYAYERGGEVLRGVDLTVRPGERLAVVGPSGAGKTTLSRLLAGIDRPGTGAVTVGGVPVAELAPELLRRQVVLVTQEHHVFLGTVRDNLLIAEPEATDAGLWAALTAVGADEWVRELPDGLDTRLGEGGTDTDGSQAQQLALARVVLADPHTLILDEATALLDPTTARHAERALAAVLEGRTVIAIAHRLHTAHDADRVAVMEDGRLTELGTHEDLVTADGAYAALWRTWHGDTAEQP; from the coding sequence GTGAGCGTGGGTCAGGGGCTGCTGCCGGTCGCGGACCGGGGCCGGGTGCGGCGGGCCGCGCTGCGGCTGGTGCGGGCCGACGGGCGGGCGTTCACCGCCACGCTGCTGCTGAACGCGCTGGCGGCGGGGGCGGGGCTGGTCGGGCCATGGCTGGTCGGGCGAATCGTCGATGCGGTGCGGGGCGGGCACGGGGCCGGTGCGGTGGACCGGCTCGCGCCGTGGATCCTGCTGTGTGCGCTCGGGGAGGTGCTGCTGGCCCGCTGGGCGCGTCTTGTGGGGTACCGGTTCGGGGAGCGGACACTGGCCCGGGTGCGCGAGGAGTACGTCGAGCGGGTGCTGGCGCTGCCCGCGTCCGTGGTGGAGCGGGCCGGTACCGGTGATCTGACGGCGCGCGGTACGGCGGACGTGGCGATCGTCGGCACCACGCTGCGTGACGTCGGCCCGGAGTTGCTGGTGAACACCGTGCAGGCGCTGTTCGTCCTGGTCGCGGTGTTCGCGCTCGACCCGCTGCTCGGGGCGTTCGGGCTGCTCGGGCTGACCCCGATCTGGCTGTCGCTGCGCTGGTATCTGCGCCGGGCCCGGGACGGCTATCTCGCCGAGGGCGCGGCCACGTCCGAGGTCGCCGAGATCCTCGCCTCCACGGCGGCCGGGGCCCGCACCGTCGAGGCGTTCGGGCTGCGGAAACGGCGGATCACGGCGAGCCGGGACGCGCTGGAGACGTCCCGCCGTACCCGCTTCTACACGCTTTTCCTGCGGACGGTGTTCTTCCCGGCGGTCGAGGTGACGTACACCGTCCCGGTGGCGGGCGTGCTGCTGCTCGGCGGCTGGCTGCACCAGCGGGGCGCGGTCGGGGTCGGCGCGGTGGTGGCCGCGGCGCTGTATCTACGGCAGTTCACCGAACCGCTGGACCAGATCCTGATGCGGGTGGAACAACTGCAGAGCAGCAGCGCGTCGTTCGCCCGTGTGGAGGGACTGGCACAGACTCCGGGCACCGACACCAGCAGCCCGGCGCAGGCGCCGGGCGCGGACACCACCGGCTCGCCCCAGGCACCCCGCAGGCACACCGTCCCGGCCGACGACCGTATCGACGTGCGTGGCGTCCGCTACGCCTACGAGCGCGGCGGTGAGGTACTCCGCGGGGTGGACCTGACCGTGCGGCCCGGGGAGCGGCTCGCGGTGGTGGGGCCGTCCGGGGCCGGGAAGACGACACTCAGCCGGCTGCTCGCCGGTATCGACCGGCCCGGGACCGGCGCGGTGACAGTGGGCGGGGTGCCGGTCGCCGAGCTGGCGCCGGAGCTGCTGCGCCGCCAGGTCGTGCTGGTGACGCAGGAGCACCATGTGTTCCTCGGCACGGTCCGCGACAACCTGCTGATCGCCGAACCGGAGGCCACGGACGCCGGCTTGTGGGCGGCGCTGACGGCGGTCGGGGCCGACGAGTGGGTGCGTGAGCTGCCGGACGGTCTCGACACCAGGCTGGGCGAGGGCGGCACGGACACCGACGGCTCCCAGGCCCAGCAACTCGCCCTGGCCCGCGTGGTATTGGCCGACCCGCACACCCTGATCCTTGACGAGGCGACCGCCCTGCTGGACCCCACGACCGCCCGGCACGCCGAACGCGCGCTCGCCGCCGTGCTGGAGGGCCGTACGGTCATCGCCATCGCGCACCGCCTGCACACGGCCCACGACGCCGACCGAGTCGCGGTCATGGAGGACGGCCGCCTGACGGAACTGGGCACGCACGAGGACCTGGTGACGGCCGACGGCGCCTACGCGGCACTGTGGCGGACCTGGCACGGGGACACCGCCGAGCAGCCGTGA
- a CDS encoding ABC transporter ATP-binding protein, with amino-acid sequence MIDAYEEPGTPDTRGGWRYLWWLVLCQPGRAVAGAVLGSVWMVLLAAQPYLMARAVDDGLVPGRLGVLAGWTGVMFVLGSVNAWLSIMRHRTMTRVRMDANFRTVKVVMGHVVRLGAALPRRAGAGEVVTIGVGDVQTIAQALTVVGPGTGSAVVYVVVAGLLMAISAPLAAVVLLGLPVIALVTGPLTVRLQGAESAYRERQGVLTARIGDLAGGLRVLNGLGGKGLFADAFRKDSQRLRAQGYRVGAVASWVQALGVGLPTLFLAVVTWLAARLAAERSITIGELVSVYGYVAVLIGPVAFFVQATYEMNRGVVAARRVVRLLRLEPEPDEGTRPAPEGPAELHDPASGVRVVPGRLTALAAARPAEAAAVVDRLGRFGPTDATWGAERLDAVPLTDVRRRILVADNEADLFAGPLRQVVAAGRPAGEAELRRALYAAAAEDVVRGLPDGADSAVAGQGRSLSGGQRQRVRLVRALLADPEVLLAVEPTSALDAHTEAAVAGRLREAREGRTTLVTSTSPLVLDRADTVVFLVDGKVAASGTHRWLLAAEPGYRALVARDTEQDSERDAEGAVR; translated from the coding sequence CGACGCGTATGAGGAACCGGGCACGCCCGACACCCGTGGCGGCTGGCGTTATCTGTGGTGGCTGGTGCTGTGTCAGCCGGGCCGGGCGGTGGCCGGGGCGGTGCTGGGCAGTGTGTGGATGGTGCTGCTGGCCGCACAGCCGTATCTGATGGCGCGGGCCGTGGACGACGGGCTGGTGCCGGGGCGGCTGGGAGTGCTGGCCGGGTGGACCGGGGTGATGTTCGTGCTCGGCTCGGTGAACGCCTGGTTGAGCATCATGCGGCACCGCACGATGACCCGGGTGCGGATGGACGCCAACTTCCGCACGGTGAAGGTGGTCATGGGGCATGTGGTGCGGCTCGGGGCCGCGCTGCCGCGCCGGGCGGGGGCCGGTGAGGTGGTGACGATCGGCGTCGGCGATGTGCAGACCATCGCGCAGGCTCTGACCGTCGTCGGTCCGGGCACCGGCTCGGCCGTGGTCTATGTCGTGGTGGCCGGGCTGCTGATGGCGATCTCGGCGCCCCTCGCCGCCGTCGTACTGCTCGGACTGCCGGTGATCGCGCTGGTCACCGGGCCGCTGACGGTACGGCTACAGGGCGCGGAGAGCGCGTACCGGGAGCGGCAGGGTGTGCTCACCGCCCGCATCGGCGATCTCGCGGGCGGGCTGCGCGTCCTCAACGGTCTCGGCGGAAAAGGGCTGTTCGCGGACGCCTTCCGCAAGGACTCGCAGCGGCTGCGGGCGCAGGGCTACCGGGTGGGCGCGGTGGCCAGCTGGGTACAGGCGCTCGGCGTGGGCCTGCCCACCCTGTTCCTGGCCGTGGTGACCTGGCTCGCCGCCCGGCTCGCGGCCGAACGGTCCATCACCATCGGCGAGTTGGTGTCGGTGTACGGCTATGTGGCGGTGCTGATCGGGCCGGTGGCCTTCTTCGTGCAGGCGACCTACGAGATGAACCGGGGTGTGGTGGCCGCGCGCCGGGTCGTACGGCTGCTGCGGCTGGAACCGGAGCCGGACGAGGGCACGCGGCCGGCGCCCGAGGGCCCGGCCGAGCTGCACGATCCGGCGTCCGGGGTGCGGGTGGTGCCGGGCCGGCTGACCGCGCTGGCCGCCGCCCGTCCCGCCGAGGCCGCCGCCGTGGTCGACCGGCTCGGCCGGTTCGGGCCGACCGACGCCACCTGGGGTGCGGAACGGCTCGACGCGGTCCCGCTCACCGACGTACGGCGGCGGATCCTGGTCGCGGACAACGAGGCCGACCTGTTCGCCGGGCCGCTGCGACAGGTCGTGGCGGCCGGGCGGCCGGCCGGAGAGGCGGAGTTGCGCCGGGCGCTGTACGCGGCCGCCGCCGAGGACGTCGTACGGGGGCTGCCGGACGGGGCGGACTCGGCGGTGGCCGGGCAGGGCCGCAGTCTCTCGGGCGGGCAGCGGCAACGGGTGCGGCTGGTACGGGCGTTGCTCGCCGATCCCGAGGTGCTGCTCGCCGTGGAGCCGACCTCGGCACTGGACGCGCACACGGAGGCGGCGGTCGCGGGCCGGCTGCGGGAGGCTCGGGAGGGCCGTACGACGCTGGTGACGTCCACCTCGCCGCTGGTGCTGGACCGCGCGGACACGGTCGTGTTCCTGGTCGACGGAAAGGTCGCGGCGAGCGGCACCCACCGGTGGCTGCTGGCGGCGGAGCCGGGCTATCGCGCGCTCGTCGCCCGGGACACGGAACAGGATTCGGAGCGGGACGCGGAAGGGGCCGTACGGTGA